One window of the Pseudofrankia sp. DC12 genome contains the following:
- a CDS encoding ATP-binding cassette domain-containing protein encodes MNDVIGYALLGLGTAGLYALMSAGIVIVQRGSGVLNLAHGALLAWAAYSFHGAAVIWSLPTWFAAVLAVGSTALIGLLFHLLVMRPMRDGSALTRVMATLGLLIILQALLTLIYSTAVRSSPTVLPTGQVTLFGMPVDWGIFVRLGVVGAVLAGLWALFRHTTIGLAATAVTENPRAAATFGWSPDLVAAGAWTLGAALAGLAGVLLAPLQQPLGAPNLMLLIVPALAIGLVAGFRSFPAVFVASVVLAIVEVETQVQLVSKHPAWSGVDRAIPLLVIVFYLAIRGRHIPDRGHVNEKLPALGSGRIHWPALIVTMTVAICLIWYALPVDWVNALDVNAQWSMLILSVVVLVGLTGQLSLAQLAFSGVAALIAGRLVAVRGWPLEAALALGVLGTAAVGVLFALPALRTRGLQLAVVTLGLGAAADSILFQRGYHTPPPPGSAAAAFGVLGDPEGTVVGHQTLFGVRLDTVEAPRAFATLSLLSFGVLAVAVANLRRGRVGRRLIAVRTNERAAAALGISVVGAKLYAFALSAAIAGYGGVLFAFYSYGARGNIDYGGGLFSPFTSILLIAFAVLGGVGWVSGAFAGATWATGALGTRLGAWIGDLLTGVAAFARTVIALLGTVVGFSLGARLGPAAGRATAPPDLADRAPAPGVMAASADGGTVPPADEAGLPGGEPAAGRPVWRRPAPWVGAAVLTAVAVAASDRVLDWLTQLDRYVPLLGGIVLVTILATSGGGMAPGNAAAARAVATGLTPPSRRGRYASRERRRADQLLAASAADLAAPDLNPPGQLIPPGEPGAARRLAALGRGAGVIKPATLSVWGLTVRFGAVTVVDDVNLRVTPGQIVGLIGPNGAGKTTVVDAITGYTPARARQLTLGEHRLDRLPAHRRARRGVQRSFQNLELFEDLTVLENIEAASDPRDLRAYLTNLVWPRTRVLPPAARAAIEAFGLRDDLTRAVTELPYGRRRLLAIARAVAARPAVLLLDEPCAGLDENESREVARLLRRLADEWGLGILLNEHDMDVVMSVCDRILVLDTGRMIAEGTPAQVRDDPNVQLAYLGEQVSADVRRRASPRPRAARTASTDAPVAPGAGR; translated from the coding sequence GTGAACGACGTGATCGGCTACGCCCTGCTGGGTCTGGGCACGGCCGGCCTGTACGCGCTGATGTCGGCCGGGATCGTGATCGTCCAGCGTGGGTCCGGCGTGCTGAACCTGGCACACGGCGCGCTGCTGGCCTGGGCCGCCTACTCCTTCCACGGGGCGGCCGTGATCTGGTCGCTGCCCACCTGGTTCGCCGCGGTGCTCGCCGTCGGCTCGACCGCGCTGATCGGGCTGCTGTTCCACCTCCTGGTGATGCGCCCGATGCGGGACGGCTCGGCGCTGACGAGGGTGATGGCAACGCTCGGGCTGCTGATCATCCTTCAGGCGCTGCTCACCCTGATCTACAGCACGGCCGTGCGCTCCTCGCCGACCGTGCTGCCGACCGGCCAAGTGACGCTGTTCGGGATGCCGGTCGACTGGGGCATCTTCGTCCGGCTCGGCGTCGTCGGCGCCGTGCTGGCCGGCCTGTGGGCGCTGTTCCGGCACACCACGATCGGGCTGGCGGCGACGGCCGTCACGGAGAACCCGCGGGCGGCGGCGACGTTCGGGTGGTCGCCCGACCTGGTGGCCGCCGGGGCGTGGACGCTCGGGGCGGCGCTGGCCGGGCTCGCCGGGGTGCTGCTCGCCCCGCTCCAGCAGCCGCTGGGCGCGCCCAACCTGATGCTGCTGATCGTGCCGGCGCTGGCGATCGGGCTGGTCGCCGGGTTCCGCTCGTTCCCCGCGGTGTTCGTCGCCTCCGTGGTGCTCGCGATCGTCGAGGTGGAGACGCAGGTCCAGCTGGTCAGCAAGCACCCGGCCTGGAGCGGGGTCGACCGGGCCATCCCGCTGCTGGTCATCGTCTTCTATCTGGCCATCCGCGGCCGGCACATCCCGGACCGGGGCCACGTCAACGAGAAGCTGCCGGCGCTCGGCAGCGGCCGGATCCACTGGCCGGCCCTGATCGTGACGATGACCGTGGCGATCTGCCTGATCTGGTACGCGCTGCCGGTCGACTGGGTGAACGCGCTCGATGTCAACGCCCAGTGGTCGATGCTGATCCTCTCGGTCGTGGTGCTGGTCGGCCTGACCGGGCAGCTCTCGCTGGCTCAGCTGGCGTTCTCCGGGGTGGCCGCGCTGATCGCCGGACGGCTGGTGGCGGTGCGCGGCTGGCCGCTGGAGGCGGCGCTGGCGCTCGGTGTGCTCGGGACGGCCGCGGTCGGGGTGCTGTTCGCGCTGCCGGCGCTGCGCACCCGGGGCCTGCAGCTCGCCGTCGTCACCCTCGGCCTGGGCGCCGCGGCCGACTCGATCCTGTTCCAACGCGGATACCACACGCCGCCGCCACCCGGCTCGGCCGCGGCGGCGTTCGGAGTGCTCGGCGATCCGGAGGGCACCGTCGTCGGGCATCAGACGCTGTTCGGCGTCCGCCTCGACACGGTCGAGGCGCCGCGGGCGTTCGCGACGCTGTCGCTGCTGTCCTTCGGCGTGCTCGCGGTGGCCGTCGCGAACCTGCGCCGCGGCCGGGTAGGGCGCCGGCTGATCGCGGTCCGGACCAACGAGCGGGCCGCCGCGGCGCTCGGGATCAGCGTCGTCGGCGCGAAGCTCTACGCCTTCGCGCTCTCGGCCGCGATCGCGGGCTACGGCGGCGTCCTGTTCGCCTTCTACTCCTACGGCGCCCGCGGCAACATCGACTACGGTGGCGGCCTGTTCTCGCCGTTCACCTCGATCCTGCTGATCGCCTTCGCGGTGCTCGGTGGCGTCGGCTGGGTCAGCGGCGCGTTCGCCGGTGCCACCTGGGCGACCGGCGCGCTTGGCACCCGCCTCGGCGCCTGGATCGGCGACCTGCTGACCGGCGTCGCCGCCTTCGCCCGCACCGTGATCGCCCTGCTCGGTACCGTCGTCGGCTTCAGCCTCGGCGCGCGCCTGGGCCCGGCGGCGGGACGAGCGACGGCCCCGCCCGATCTCGCCGACAGGGCTCCGGCACCTGGCGTCATGGCGGCGTCAGCCGACGGCGGCACCGTGCCGCCCGCCGACGAGGCAGGGCTGCCGGGCGGCGAGCCGGCGGCGGGCCGGCCGGTGTGGCGCCGGCCGGCGCCGTGGGTGGGCGCGGCCGTGCTCACCGCCGTGGCCGTGGCGGCCAGCGACCGGGTACTCGACTGGCTGACCCAGCTGGACCGCTACGTCCCGTTGCTCGGCGGGATCGTGCTCGTCACGATCCTCGCGACGTCGGGCGGCGGGATGGCGCCCGGCAACGCCGCCGCGGCCCGGGCCGTGGCGACCGGCCTCACGCCTCCGTCGCGGCGCGGCCGGTACGCGTCGCGCGAGCGGCGCCGGGCCGACCAGCTGCTCGCCGCGAGCGCGGCCGACCTGGCTGCCCCGGACCTGAACCCGCCCGGCCAGCTGATCCCGCCGGGCGAGCCGGGAGCGGCCAGGAGGCTGGCCGCGCTCGGCCGGGGCGCCGGCGTGATCAAGCCGGCGACGCTGTCCGTCTGGGGCCTGACGGTCCGGTTCGGTGCCGTGACCGTCGTCGACGACGTGAACCTTCGGGTGACACCCGGCCAGATCGTCGGCCTGATCGGCCCGAACGGCGCGGGCAAGACCACCGTGGTCGACGCGATCACCGGGTACACGCCGGCCAGGGCGCGCCAGCTGACCCTCGGGGAGCACCGGCTCGACCGGCTGCCCGCGCACCGGCGGGCCCGTCGCGGCGTCCAACGGTCGTTCCAGAACCTCGAGCTGTTCGAGGACCTCACCGTCCTGGAGAACATCGAGGCCGCCAGCGACCCGCGTGACCTGCGGGCGTACCTGACCAACCTGGTCTGGCCGCGGACCAGGGTGCTGCCACCCGCGGCTCGGGCCGCGATCGAGGCCTTCGGCCTGCGCGACGACCTGACCCGCGCCGTCACCGAGCTGCCCTACGGCCGGCGCCGGCTGCTCGCGATCGCCCGCGCGGTCGCCGCCCGGCCCGCGGTGCTGCTGCTCGACGAGCCGTGCGCCGGCCTGGACGAGAACGAGAGCCGCGAGGTCGCCCGGCTGCTGCGCCGGCTCGCCGACGAGTGGGGGCTGGGCATCCTGCTCAACGAACATGACATGGACGTCGTGATGTCCGTCTGCGACCGGATCCTGGTGCTGGACACCGGCCGGATGATCGCCGAAGGCACGCCGGCGCAGGTCCGCGACGACCCGAACGTGCAGCTCGCCTACCTCGGCGAGCAGGTCAGCGCGGACGTGCGCCGCCGCGCCAGCCCGCGTCCACGCGCCGCCCGGACCGCCAGCACCGACGCCCCGGTCGCTCCAGGAGCCGGCCGATGA
- a CDS encoding ABC transporter ATP-binding protein, whose product MMPRLPSSRRGETTRPPGGLRRARPAPAAPPVLAARGLSAGYGGAPVVRDLDLSVRAGEVVVLLGPNGAGKTTTLLTLAGALAPHSGEVHWAGAATTAPLHRRARAGLSLVPEDRSVIMSLTVRENLRVGRCDPGLALAAFPELDEHLDRKAGLLSGGQQQMVTLARALARRPVALLADELSLGLAPQLVTRLLTAVRAAADDGLAVLLVEQHVRSALTIADRVHVLRHGRVAWSGTAAEAEANREAVASAYLPLA is encoded by the coding sequence ATGATGCCCCGGCTGCCAAGCTCCCGGCGGGGCGAGACCACCCGGCCACCCGGGGGGCTCCGCCGTGCCAGGCCGGCGCCGGCCGCGCCCCCCGTGCTCGCCGCCCGCGGGCTGTCCGCCGGCTACGGTGGCGCGCCGGTCGTGCGCGACCTCGACCTGTCGGTGCGGGCCGGCGAGGTCGTCGTGCTGCTGGGCCCGAACGGCGCCGGCAAGACGACGACGCTGCTGACCCTGGCCGGGGCGCTCGCGCCGCACTCCGGCGAGGTGCACTGGGCCGGCGCCGCGACCACCGCGCCGCTGCACCGGCGGGCTCGGGCCGGGCTGAGCCTGGTCCCCGAGGACCGTTCGGTGATCATGAGTCTGACCGTGCGGGAGAACCTGCGGGTCGGGCGCTGCGACCCGGGCCTCGCGCTGGCCGCCTTCCCCGAGCTGGACGAGCATCTGGACCGCAAGGCCGGCCTGCTCTCCGGCGGCCAGCAGCAGATGGTCACCCTGGCGCGGGCGCTGGCGCGGCGGCCGGTCGCGCTGCTCGCGGACGAGCTGTCGCTCGGCCTGGCGCCGCAGCTCGTCACCCGGCTGCTCACCGCGGTGCGGGCCGCGGCCGACGACGGCCTCGCGGTCCTGCTCGTCGAGCAGCACGTCCGCAGCGCGCTGACGATCGCCGACCGGGTCCACGTCCTGCGGCACGGCCGGGTCGCCTGGTCTGGCACGGCCGCCGAGGCCGAGGCCAACCGTGAGGCCGTCGCCAGCGCCTACCTCCCACTGGCCTGA